The Microbacter sp. GSS18 genome has a segment encoding these proteins:
- the deoC gene encoding deoxyribose-phosphate aldolase, whose amino-acid sequence MNSAELARTVDHTLLKPEATTADVQATIAEAAELGAYSVCLSPSALPVTVPEGLKLAVVCGFPSGKHHSEIKAAEAALSAAQGADEIDMVIDIGAAREGRFADVEADIRAVRAAAPHPVVLKVIIESAALTDEQIVGVCEAAESAGADFVKTSTGFHPAGGASVQAVALMKQTVGDRLEVKASGGIRTRADAEAMLAAGATRLGLSATRTILADGETAGGY is encoded by the coding sequence ATGAACTCCGCCGAACTCGCGCGCACCGTCGACCACACCCTGCTCAAGCCCGAGGCGACGACCGCCGACGTCCAGGCGACGATCGCGGAGGCCGCCGAACTCGGCGCCTACAGCGTCTGCCTGTCTCCGTCGGCGCTGCCGGTCACCGTGCCCGAGGGGCTCAAGCTCGCCGTCGTGTGCGGGTTCCCCAGCGGCAAGCACCACTCCGAGATCAAGGCCGCCGAAGCCGCCCTCTCAGCCGCGCAGGGCGCGGACGAGATCGACATGGTCATCGACATCGGCGCCGCACGTGAAGGGCGGTTCGCCGACGTCGAGGCCGACATCCGCGCGGTGCGCGCCGCGGCGCCGCACCCGGTGGTGCTCAAGGTCATCATCGAGTCGGCCGCGCTCACCGACGAGCAGATCGTGGGTGTGTGCGAGGCGGCGGAGTCCGCCGGTGCCGACTTCGTCAAGACGTCCACGGGCTTCCACCCCGCCGGCGGCGCCTCGGTCCAGGCCGTGGCGCTGATGAAGCAGACGGTCGGCGACCGTCTCGAGGTCAAGGCCTCCGGCGGCATCCGGACGCGGGCGGATGCCGAGGCGATGCTCGCCGCGGGCGCCACACGCCTGGGCCTGTCGGCGACCCGCACGATCCTCGCCGACGGCGAGACCGCCGGGGGCTACTGA
- a CDS encoding FAD-dependent oxidoreductase translates to MSSHGTGAKPFPAVQQPPLTDAQWARLVSYGRPEDVAAGEYLFRSGDPGYDLVLVETGEVEVVRDALAWLDEEVLIRMGPRTFVGELGLLNNQSPFLSARMSEAGRVHLLDDAQRRRLMSEDDELCDILLHAFWARREYLRSGSAAWTLKFVGRSSSSDFLALRRFAERTDLVHTAVEADDATMQHLASAGATEVDLPIAFIQGEPIRNATPGIVADRLGLSYQGHAGDDVVDLAVIGGGPAGLAAAIYGASEGLSTVLLDAVAPGGQAAATSRIENFLGFPFGVSGGALIGQASLQALKFGVRLYAPCEAVRLETVDDALEVTLSDGRVVRARAAIVTSGAAYRTLDLDRWSQFEGAGIYYAATPLELRQVQDAPVVVVGGANSAGQAALYLAAGGCPVTLVARGDDLGARMSSYLVDRLLEDPRVEVLTRAQVVGLDGGDTLERVRIDRIGEREARGLFCFIGAQPATAWLPGLHRDRDGFLSTGVDVPADALDARWRVLGREPLPFETSLPRVFAAGDVRRGSMKRVAAAVGEGSSAVASVHRALAG, encoded by the coding sequence GTGAGCTCTCACGGCACGGGCGCGAAACCCTTCCCGGCGGTCCAGCAGCCGCCCTTGACCGACGCGCAGTGGGCCCGGCTGGTCTCCTACGGACGCCCCGAGGACGTCGCCGCGGGCGAGTACCTCTTCCGCTCGGGGGATCCCGGCTACGACCTCGTGCTCGTCGAGACGGGCGAGGTCGAGGTCGTCCGGGACGCACTCGCGTGGCTCGACGAGGAGGTCCTGATCCGCATGGGCCCGCGCACGTTCGTCGGCGAGCTGGGGCTGCTCAACAATCAGTCGCCGTTCCTGTCGGCGCGCATGAGCGAAGCCGGCCGCGTGCACCTGCTGGACGACGCGCAGCGCCGACGGCTCATGAGCGAGGACGACGAGCTGTGCGACATCCTCCTGCACGCCTTCTGGGCCCGGCGGGAGTACCTGCGCTCCGGTTCGGCGGCGTGGACGCTGAAGTTCGTCGGGCGCTCCTCCTCGAGCGACTTCCTCGCGCTGCGCCGGTTCGCCGAGCGCACCGATCTGGTGCACACCGCCGTCGAGGCGGACGACGCGACCATGCAGCACCTGGCCTCCGCCGGCGCGACCGAGGTCGATCTGCCGATCGCGTTCATCCAGGGCGAGCCCATCCGCAACGCCACCCCCGGGATCGTGGCCGACCGGCTCGGGCTGAGCTACCAGGGACATGCCGGCGACGACGTGGTCGACCTCGCCGTCATCGGCGGCGGACCCGCCGGGCTCGCCGCCGCCATCTACGGGGCGTCGGAGGGGCTGAGCACGGTGCTGCTCGACGCCGTCGCGCCCGGCGGTCAGGCGGCCGCGACGTCGCGCATCGAGAACTTCCTCGGCTTCCCGTTCGGGGTCAGCGGCGGCGCCCTCATCGGCCAGGCCTCGCTGCAGGCGCTCAAGTTCGGCGTCAGGCTGTACGCGCCGTGCGAGGCGGTGCGGCTCGAGACCGTCGACGACGCACTCGAGGTCACGCTCAGCGACGGCCGGGTGGTGCGGGCGCGGGCGGCGATCGTGACCTCCGGCGCCGCGTATCGCACGCTCGACCTCGACCGGTGGTCGCAGTTCGAGGGCGCGGGCATCTATTACGCCGCGACACCTCTGGAGCTGCGGCAGGTCCAGGACGCGCCTGTCGTGGTGGTCGGCGGCGCCAACTCCGCCGGTCAGGCCGCGCTGTACCTCGCGGCGGGCGGATGTCCCGTGACCCTCGTCGCCCGCGGCGACGACCTCGGGGCGCGGATGTCGTCGTATCTGGTGGACCGGCTCCTCGAGGATCCGCGCGTCGAGGTCCTCACGCGCGCGCAGGTCGTCGGCCTCGACGGCGGGGACACGCTGGAGCGGGTGCGCATCGACCGGATCGGCGAGAGGGAGGCCCGCGGCCTCTTCTGCTTCATCGGCGCCCAGCCCGCCACGGCGTGGCTGCCCGGCCTGCACCGCGACCGCGACGGCTTCCTCTCGACGGGCGTGGACGTCCCCGCCGACGCGCTCGACGCCCGCTGGCGCGTGCTCGGGCGCGAGCCGCTGCCGTTCGAGACGTCGCTGCCGCGCGTGTTCGCGGCCGGAGACGTGCGGCGCGGCTCCATGAAGCGCGTCGCCGCGGCCGTCGGCGAAGGGTCCAGCGCAGTGGCGTCGGTCCACCGCGCCCTGGCGGGCTGA